The sequence below is a genomic window from Deltaproteobacteria bacterium.
GCGCCAGGCGAATCTTGCCGCCGAGCTGTGCGCTACGTTCCAGCAACGTGACCCGATGCCCGCGCGCCGCCGCCACCCACGCAGCTTCGAGGCCACCCGGTCCGCCGCCGATCACCACCACGCGCTTCGGCTGCGTGGCGGGACGCAACGTTCCCAACCCGAATTCCGCATCGCGGCCGACGGCCGGATTCGTCACGCAGGTGATCGGCAGACTCTGCGTGAGGTTGCCATAGCAGCCTTGGTTACTGCCTGTGCATCGCCGGATCGTCTGCGCGGCGCCCGCGCGTGCCTTGTTCGGCCACTCGGGATCGGCGATCAGCGCGCGCACCAACGTCACCGCATCAGCTTCGCCGCGTTCGAGAATACCTTCCGCTTCGTCCGGCAAAAGAATGCGGTGCACCGCGAACACCGGCACACGCGGCACCGCTTGCTTCACCTTGTGCGCAGCATAGACACCCAACAGGTGCGGCGCATACATCGGGCGAACCATGCCGAGGCCGGAGAGGCCGACGCTGACGTTGAGAAAGTCGACAACGCCGAGCGCGGCGAAGCGCGCCGCGAGATCCGCCGCGTCATCAGCGGTGAGGCCTTGCTCGTAACTCAACTCTTCGTCGCCAACCAATCGCAGCCCCACCGCGATCTTCGGACCGACTGCATCTCGAACGGCGCGCAGCACTTCGACCGCGAAGCGCGTGCGGTTCTCGACACTGCCGCCGTACTCGTCGGTGCGCTGATTGCTGCGCGGTGAGAGAAACTCGTGGATAAGGTAGCCGTGCGCGGCATGAATCTCGATGCCATCGAAGCCACCGGCCGCGGCGTTGCGAGCCGAGCGCGCGAAGTATTCGACCAGCTCGGTGATCTCGTGACGTTCGAGCATCTTGGGCGCCTCGGTCGAGTTGACCACGTGCGACGGCGACAGCACCGGCAGCTTCGACCACGCGCCGAAATTGACCCCACCGTTGTGCGCGAGCTGGATGAACGCCAGCGCACCCTGCCGATGCACGGGTTCGGTCACGCGCGTGAAATGCGGAATCGCCGCTTCGTCCCATGCCGCCGCGTTGTTAGTCATCTGATACGCGGTGCTCGGATGTACCTGCGTCTGCC
It includes:
- a CDS encoding FAD-dependent oxidoreductase → MPYPRLFSPLQIGPVESRNRIVFGAHFTMFSEPSRTWGEPGFHGERLGRYVADRAQGGAGVIIVGQTQVHPSTAYQMTNNAAAWDEAAIPHFTRVTEPVHRQGALAFIQLAHNGGVNFGAWSKLPVLSPSHVVNSTEAPKMLERHEITELVEYFARSARNAAAGGFDGIEIHAAHGYLIHEFLSPRSNQRTDEYGGSVENRTRFAVEVLRAVRDAVGPKIAVGLRLVGDEELSYEQGLTADDAADLAARFAALGVVDFLNVSVGLSGLGMVRPMYAPHLLGVYAAHKVKQAVPRVPVFAVHRILLPDEAEGILERGEADAVTLVRALIADPEWPNKARAGAAQTIRRCTGSNQGCYGNLTQSLPITCVTNPAVGRDAEFGLGTLRPATQPKRVVVIGGGPGGLEAAWVAAARGHRVTLLERSAQLGGKIRLAQKLPGRAELADFADWRVGECERRGVDIQLNTNATAESVLALKADAVVVATGGRATKLGTSKFFPMPVAGSEQDFVIDHEQALLAADTLGDRIIIFDAVGHIEAIGLGELLASRGANVTVVTTLPMPINLDRETMGYALPRAVRAGMRWRPNTALGMIGDHAVTLVDTLSRQLEQIERVDTVVIRTNGLPNDELYFALKDQVPEVIRIGDAVAVRLADRAIFDGHMAGRTL